The following are from one region of the Coffea eugenioides isolate CCC68of chromosome 2, Ceug_1.0, whole genome shotgun sequence genome:
- the LOC113762194 gene encoding LOW QUALITY PROTEIN: polyadenylate-binding protein 8-like (The sequence of the model RefSeq protein was modified relative to this genomic sequence to represent the inferred CDS: inserted 1 base in 1 codon) yields MAQVQVPQSVMNVNATTIAAAGGANPQFVPTSLYVGDLDLHVTDSQLYDLFNQVGQVVSVRVCRDLTTRRSLGYGYVNYGNPQDAARALEILNFTPLNGKPIRVMYSHRDPSIRKSGAGNIFIKNLDKAIDHKALHDTFSVFGNILSCKVATDVSGQSKGYGFVQYDTDEAAQKAIEKLNGMLLNDKQVYVGPFLRKQEREMAVDKTKFTNVFVKNLSESTTDEDLKKVFGDYGTITSIVVMRDEDGKSKCFGFVNFENPEDAAKSVEAVNGYQFDNKEWFVGKAQKKSEREQELKQRFEQSIKEAADKSQGLNLYIKNLDDSINDDKLRELFSPFGVITSCKVMRDPNGISRGSGFVAFSSPEEASRALSEMNGKMIVSKPLYVALAQRKEERRARLQAQFSQLRPIAMGPSVAPRMPMYPPGXPGLGQQIFYGQPPPAIIPPQPGFGYQQQLVPGMRPGGAPMPNFFVPMVQQGQQGQRPGGRRGGTVPVQQGQQPVPMMQQQMIPRGRGYRYPPGRALPDVSMPGVAGGMLSVPYDMGGMPLRDVVSQPVPIGALASALANASPADQRTMLGENLYPLVEQLEPETAAKVTGMLLEMDQTEVLHLLESPEALKSKVAEAMEVLRNVSQQQQATNPADQLASLSLNDGLVS; encoded by the exons ATGGCTCAGGTTCAGGTGCCGCAGTCGGTGATGAATGTGAATGCTACTACTATAGCTGCTGCTGGCGGTGCGAATCCTCAGTTCGTGCCGACGTCGCTTTATGTAGGTGACTTGGATTTGCACGTGACTGATTCGCAGCTTTACGATCTGTTCAACCAGGTTGGACAGGTGGTTTCGGTCAGGGTTTGCCGGGATTTGACGACTCGCCGGTCACTTGGATATGGTTATGTCAATTATGGCAATCCGCAAGATG CTGCACGGGCTCTAGAGATCCTAAATTTTACTCCTCTCAATGGGAAGCCCATTAGAGTTATGTATTCTCATAGAGACCCCAGCATACGTAAAAGTGGTGCTGGAAATATATTTATTAAG AATTTGGACAAAGCGATTGACCATAAGGCTTTGCACGATACATTTTCTGTATTTGGAAACATTCTCTCTTGCAAGGTGGCAACCGATGTTTCTGGTCAGTCAAAGGGCTATGGGTTTGTGCAATATGATACTGATGAAGCTGCTCAAAAAGCTATTGAGAAACTCAACGGGATGCTGCTGAATGATAAGCAAGTATATGTCGGACCTTTCCTTCggaaacaagaaagagaaatgGCTGTAGACAAGACAAAATTTACTAATGTTTTTGTGAAGAATCTCTCAGAATCAACCACTGATGAAGACCTAAAGAAAGTATTTGGTGATTATGGGACAATAACTAGTATTGTGGTAATGAGGGATGAAGATGGAAAGTCAAAGTGTTTTGGATTCGTGAACTTTGAGAACCCTGAAGATGCTGCAAAATCTGTTGAAGCTGTTAATGGATATCAATTTGATAACAAAGAATGGTTTGTTGGGAAAGCCCAAAAGAAATCTGAGAGAGAACAAGAATTAAAACAACGATTCGAGCAGAGTATTAAGGAGGCTGCTGACAAATCACAAGGGTTGAACCTCTATATAAAGAATTTAGATGACAGCATTAATGATGATAAGCTTAGGGAATTGTTCTCCCCCTTTGGTGTTATAACTTCATGCAAG GTTATGCGAGATCCCAATGGAATCAGCAGAGGATCTGGGTTTGTTGCATTCTCATCTCCTGAAGAAGCATCAAGAGCT CTTTCTGAAATGAATGGGAAGATGATTGTTAGCAAACCACTTTATGTTGCTCTTGCACagagaaaggaagagagaaGAGCAAGGTTGCAG GCTCAATTTTCTCAATTGCGTCCAATTGCAATGGGACCCTCTGTTGCTCCTAGAATGCCAATGTACCCCCCTG GTCCTGGTCTAGGGCAACAAATATTTTATGGACAGCCGCCACCTGCTATCATTCCTCCCCAA CCTGGTTTTGGCTATCAACAGCAGCTTGTTCCTGGAATGAGGCCTGGTGGAGCTCCAATGCCGAACTTTTTTGTGCCAATGGTTCAGCAAGGGCAGCAAGGACAGCGTCCTGGTGGCAGGCGAGGTGGTACTGTTCCGGTCCAGCAGGGTCAACAACCTGTTCCAATGATGCAGCAGCAG ATGATTCCAAGGGGACGTGGATATCGTTACCCTCCAGGACGTGCCCTGCCTGATGTCTCTATGCCAGGTGTTGCTGGAGGCATGCTTTCCGTCCCATATGATATGGGCGGCATGCCATTACGTGATGTCGTATCTCAGCCAGTCCCAATTGGGGCTCTGGCATCTGCGCTTGCCAACGCTTCTCCTGCTGATCAGAGGACG ATGTTGGGCGAGAATCTATACCCACTTGTCGAACAGTTGGAGCCTGAAACAGCAGCTAAGGTTACTGGTATGCTTTTGGAGATGGACCAGACAGAGGTTCTACACCTGCTTGAGTCACCAGAAGCTCTGAAGTCGAAGGTTGCAGAGGCCATGGAGGTCTTAAGGAATGTTTCTCAGCAGCAGCAGGCAACCAATCCTGCTGATCAATTGGCATCATTGTCCTTGAACGATGGTCTTGTTTCCTGA